In Candidatus Defluviibacterium haderslevense, the following are encoded in one genomic region:
- a CDS encoding immune inhibitor A has translation MKITVFCVSLIFSIVISIQAQQQEKYSRIKIKLDLKEHSIIALAQLGVAIDHGQYQKDQYFIGEFSESEIKIIKNQGFQFDVLIADAAQFYIQRNTFESQSPPPSDNKCKPNEFENPKIQDPKHWRLGNFAGFFKYQEMLDILDSMALLYPHLISIKKPIESFQSIEGRPIYWIRISNKPKVDQVDKPEMLYTAVHHAREPGGLSILIYYMWYLLENYNSDPAIQYLINNTELYFIPLVNPDGYIHDQTISPNGGGFWRKNRRLNVDGTRGVDLNRNYDYEFGYDNNGSSPNPSSEVYRGTHGFSEPETQAVKLFCEQHQFQFAINYHTYSNLLIYPWGYIPSFLTPDAQIFIETAKHMTEFNHYDYGTANQTVGYVVNGSSDDWMYGQQSSKNIIYAMSPEAGTSIDGFYPAKTRITPLCNENVIPNLRCAQQLLGQIKLTNTQKEYINTLSGYFHYHVAPLGIPSGNNYTVSIQSLDLKIQNIGNSKVYNQVGLTKERNDSISYTLNSKIKNGETLRYLLKINNGFYDFVDTISIQYFDANTNIFIDQFNTNTLNDWTIPPGTWGNSKSIYYTPPASITDSPNGLYKNNADNIISLNKKIDLTKSFKAQLSFYARWDLDQDFTVMQVAEEGTNQWVNMCGLYTHPGSVDQQLDEPLWDGSNPVWVKEIIDLNDFIGKKINIRFKLVSNAEFTADGFYFDDMLLETLDTFKVVSVSDIHFSNEMVIIPNPAQDEIRVQMNIECTEDIQFEIKNYLGSIVKPKSLIKLNESIDISTLNKGVYIITISNQNIKGSKIFIK, from the coding sequence ATGAAAATAACGGTCTTTTGTGTTTCATTAATATTCAGTATTGTTATTAGTATTCAAGCTCAACAGCAAGAAAAATATTCTAGAATAAAAATTAAGCTTGACCTTAAGGAGCACTCGATCATTGCGCTCGCCCAATTAGGTGTAGCCATAGATCATGGACAATATCAAAAGGATCAGTATTTTATTGGAGAGTTTTCTGAAAGTGAAATCAAGATAATTAAAAATCAGGGATTTCAATTCGATGTCTTAATTGCAGATGCTGCTCAGTTTTATATTCAAAGAAACACGTTTGAGTCCCAATCACCTCCACCTTCGGATAATAAGTGTAAGCCTAACGAATTTGAGAATCCTAAAATTCAAGATCCTAAACATTGGCGTCTTGGAAATTTTGCCGGATTTTTTAAATATCAAGAGATGTTGGATATTTTGGATAGTATGGCTCTATTATATCCTCACTTAATATCCATTAAAAAACCAATTGAATCTTTCCAAAGCATAGAAGGCAGACCCATCTATTGGATTAGAATTTCTAATAAACCAAAAGTAGACCAAGTCGATAAACCTGAAATGTTATATACTGCCGTACATCATGCCAGAGAACCAGGAGGATTATCCATCCTCATTTATTATATGTGGTATTTATTGGAAAATTACAATTCAGATCCGGCCATTCAATATTTGATTAATAATACAGAATTATATTTTATCCCTCTTGTTAATCCGGATGGATATATACATGATCAAACCATTAGTCCAAATGGTGGTGGGTTTTGGAGAAAGAATAGAAGATTAAATGTAGATGGGACTCGTGGAGTTGATTTAAACAGGAATTATGATTACGAATTTGGATATGATAATAATGGTAGCAGTCCCAATCCATCTTCAGAAGTATATCGTGGGACACATGGATTTAGTGAGCCAGAAACTCAGGCAGTTAAATTATTTTGCGAGCAGCACCAATTTCAATTTGCTATAAATTACCATACCTATAGTAATTTATTAATTTATCCATGGGGCTATATTCCATCTTTTCTTACTCCGGATGCTCAAATTTTTATAGAGACTGCAAAACACATGACTGAATTCAATCATTATGATTATGGTACAGCAAATCAAACGGTAGGCTATGTAGTCAATGGAAGTAGTGATGATTGGATGTATGGTCAACAATCGTCTAAGAATATTATATATGCTATGTCACCTGAAGCAGGTACCTCAATTGACGGTTTCTATCCAGCTAAAACGAGAATAACGCCTCTTTGTAATGAAAACGTAATACCTAACTTGAGGTGCGCTCAACAACTTCTAGGTCAAATAAAATTAACCAATACACAAAAAGAATATATCAACACTTTGTCCGGTTACTTTCATTATCATGTAGCTCCTTTAGGTATTCCAAGTGGAAACAACTATACTGTTTCAATACAGTCTTTGGATCTTAAGATTCAAAATATAGGTAATTCTAAGGTTTATAATCAAGTTGGATTGACGAAAGAACGCAATGATAGTATTAGTTATACTTTGAATTCAAAAATAAAAAATGGCGAAACTTTGCGATATTTACTTAAAATAAATAATGGTTTCTATGATTTTGTTGATACCATTTCAATACAATATTTTGATGCTAACACAAATATTTTTATTGATCAATTCAATACCAATACACTCAACGACTGGACTATTCCTCCGGGCACATGGGGTAATTCAAAATCAATTTATTATACACCTCCAGCATCAATAACAGATAGTCCCAATGGATTGTATAAAAATAATGCTGACAATATCATTTCGCTGAACAAAAAAATTGATCTAACAAAAAGTTTTAAAGCCCAATTAAGTTTTTATGCCAGATGGGATTTGGATCAGGATTTTACAGTTATGCAAGTAGCGGAGGAAGGAACGAATCAATGGGTTAATATGTGTGGATTGTACACCCATCCTGGATCTGTTGATCAACAGTTGGATGAACCCCTTTGGGATGGAAGCAATCCTGTCTGGGTTAAGGAAATCATTGACTTGAACGATTTTATAGGAAAGAAAATAAATATAAGATTTAAGTTAGTAAGTAATGCAGAGTTTACAGCGGATGGATTTTATTTTGATGATATGTTGCTTGAAACATTGGATACTTTTAAAGTAGTGAGTGTTAGCGATATCCATTTTTCAAATGAAATGGTAATCATTCCCAATCCTGCGCAAGATGAAATTCGAGTTCAGATGAACATAGAGTGTACGGAGGATATACAATTTGAGATTAAGAATTATTTAGGGTCTATAGTTAAACCGAAATCATTAATTAAATTGAACGAATCCATAGATATTTCAACTTTAAATAAAGGTGTTTATATTATTACAATAAGTAATCAGAATATTAAAGGATCTAAAATTTTTATTAAATAG